From Helicobacter sp. 12S02232-10, one genomic window encodes:
- a CDS encoding HP0268 family nuclease, whose translation MELTLAKTNLEQKAQKISLEKLAEKLKSDHDQVFYFDRSTNHKDLLKAVSFFENKGRKAYLSEIKISLDEKDYIYELHII comes from the coding sequence ATGGAATTAACGCTTGCTAAAACAAATCTTGAGCAAAAGGCACAAAAAATCAGCTTGGAAAAATTGGCTGAAAAATTAAAATCCGATCACGATCAGGTGTTTTATTTTGATCGTTCCACTAATCATAAAGATCTTTTAAAGGCGGTGAGCTTTTTTGAAAATAAAGGACGAAAAGCCTATTTATCTGAGATTAAAATCAGCTTAGATGAAAAAGACTATATTTATGAGTTGCATATCATTTGA
- a CDS encoding indole-3-glycerol phosphate synthase: MSYTSKSLENLKQSLKDREKLLSFDFLGRSLAYNPYMPRAQVCDFKRSKEQDIADKMLFCPPFSDEKLSFLLKYDSKAIALDFTSVYEQGAPPIEVFDCLAHLRRYSEKFIIHSDIFIQPYQLLESVVYGSDGVILEAGLLGKDLGSMYDFARRLGLLAIVKITSLKELKAAIFVKAEMIYIAQDFSNLLSFCPNSKIIFCDLPLENFDLNKKSSYGVDMFLVRDEIK; this comes from the coding sequence ATGTCCTATACCTCAAAAAGTCTTGAAAATCTCAAACAAAGTCTTAAGGATAGAGAAAAGCTTCTGTCTTTTGATTTTTTGGGCAGGAGCTTGGCCTATAACCCTTATATGCCAAGGGCACAGGTTTGTGATTTTAAAAGAAGTAAAGAACAAGATATTGCTGATAAAATGTTGTTTTGTCCGCCTTTTTCTGATGAAAAACTTTCTTTTTTACTTAAATACGATTCAAAAGCGATTGCACTTGATTTTACTTCTGTCTATGAGCAGGGTGCTCCGCCCATAGAAGTTTTTGATTGCCTTGCTCATTTGCGGCGCTATAGTGAAAAATTTATTATTCACAGCGATATTTTTATCCAACCTTACCAATTGCTTGAATCAGTCGTTTATGGAAGTGATGGGGTTATTTTGGAAGCAGGACTTTTGGGTAAAGATTTGGGCTCTATGTATGATTTTGCCCGCAGACTCGGGCTTTTAGCTATTGTTAAGATTACATCTTTGAAAGAGTTGAAAGCAGCGATTTTTGTGAAAGCTGAAATGATTTATATTGCTCAAGATTTTTCAAATTTACTCAGTTTTTGTCCAAATTCTAAAATTATTTTTTGCGATTTGCCTCTTGAAAACTTTGATTTAAATAAAAAGAGTTCTTATGGGGTGGATATGTTTTTAGTTCGTGATGAAATTAAATAA
- a CDS encoding Ppx/GppA phosphatase family protein — MAKITTVIDIGSNSARMAIFQKTSRFGFYLLYEIKSKVRISEGSYGFGGVLQEIPMHRALKTLEEFKQISQKYGSKKILCVATSAIRDAPNAKDFIARVRRACGIQIKVIDGQREAFYGGIACANLSHKKDGITIDIGGGSTECAFIKEGRISDLVSLNIGTIRLKELFFDKKEDLKSAKEFIKKEIEKIPNTYRHLNVFGIGGTIRAISKMIMRNTGYPIDVLHGYEVDIRDHLRFIEKIYMTKEEKLESLGVTEDRKDNIRSGALILSVLLEKFGAKIITTSGVGVREGVFLSDLLRNQKYSFPKGFNPSLSSLTDRFLIHKKHGSNVKRECLKIFDALKVLHKIEEKYKFHLEIAGMLSSIGKVLSFYDSHEHSAYFLLNALDYGFSHQDKAIICLLAQFSNKKIPKDNSIAHISDIMPPILTLQWLSFILGMAEAMCIANLPKDLCYCYEEGKLKVKSCSELYLSEEAVMRLVKPLDFQIEFFREKTF; from the coding sequence ATGGCAAAAATAACTACCGTTATTGACATCGGTTCCAATTCTGCTCGAATGGCCATTTTTCAGAAGACGAGTCGATTTGGATTTTATCTTTTATATGAGATAAAATCAAAAGTCAGAATTTCAGAGGGTAGTTATGGGTTTGGAGGAGTTCTCCAAGAAATTCCTATGCACAGAGCATTGAAAACTTTAGAGGAATTCAAGCAAATCTCACAAAAATATGGTAGCAAAAAAATTTTATGTGTCGCTACAAGTGCAATCAGAGATGCTCCGAATGCAAAGGATTTTATAGCTCGTGTGAGAAGAGCTTGTGGGATACAAATAAAAGTTATAGATGGACAAAGAGAAGCTTTTTATGGGGGCATTGCTTGTGCAAATCTTTCTCATAAAAAAGATGGTATCACTATTGATATAGGGGGTGGGAGTACGGAGTGTGCCTTTATCAAAGAAGGTAGGATTTCAGATCTGGTATCTTTGAATATTGGAACAATTCGTTTGAAAGAGCTTTTTTTTGATAAAAAAGAAGATTTAAAGTCTGCAAAAGAATTTATCAAAAAAGAAATTGAAAAAATTCCAAATACTTACCGCCATTTGAATGTTTTTGGTATCGGCGGAACGATTCGAGCAATTTCAAAGATGATTATGCGTAATACGGGCTATCCTATTGATGTGTTGCACGGGTATGAAGTGGATATAAGAGACCATTTGCGCTTCATTGAAAAAATTTATATGACCAAAGAAGAAAAGCTTGAAAGTCTTGGGGTTACTGAAGATAGAAAAGACAATATTCGAAGCGGGGCTTTGATACTTTCTGTTTTGCTGGAAAAATTTGGAGCTAAAATCATCACCACAAGTGGTGTGGGTGTTAGAGAGGGAGTGTTTTTAAGCGATTTGCTTCGAAATCAAAAATATTCTTTTCCTAAAGGCTTTAATCCTTCTTTGAGTTCGCTCACAGACAGATTTTTGATCCATAAAAAACACGGGAGTAATGTTAAAAGAGAATGTCTGAAGATTTTTGATGCATTGAAGGTTTTGCATAAAATTGAAGAGAAATACAAGTTTCATCTTGAGATTGCAGGGATGCTTTCAAGTATCGGGAAGGTTTTAAGCTTTTATGATTCTCACGAGCATAGCGCTTATTTTTTATTAAATGCTCTAGATTATGGATTTTCACATCAGGACAAGGCAATTATTTGTTTGTTGGCACAATTTAGTAATAAAAAGATTCCAAAGGATAATTCAATCGCTCATATCAGTGATATTATGCCCCCGATTTTGACTTTACAATGGTTAAGTTTTATTTTGGGGATGGCAGAAGCAATGTGTATTGCAAATTTGCCTAAAGATCTGTGTTATTGCTATGAAGAGGGCAAATTAAAAGTAAAGAGTTGCAGTGAGCTTTATTTGTCTGAAGAGGCTGTGATGAGGTTAGTAAAACCTTTAGATTTTCAAATAGAATTTTTTCGGGAGAAGACTTTTTGA
- a CDS encoding ATP-dependent nuclease subunit B, with translation MQIMQRCKMLKNILKIGFGLVLCIALKANAFSEDNDLMISSDAFSRGDFATAKDGYLKLYKETDNINYAKEAAVSAANMGDFQTALKFALLYQKITKDTKDLPTNKILADSYIRMGEIKKATSLLEAIKKQEDSLIVDNVLGTLYLSQKEFDKAFSLLDKFYNATHNEEALEKIVTIYLAKNDKVGGLNFLKSHLRKYGCSEELCQKSLNTFVQFNDLKDAEEVFKEIYQKSPTVQNGRYYIWILASQKKYKQAQEIAETFPLNGHLLLDLYIVQKEFSLAAKQAGLIYQQQKDPKYLALEAVYLYEAMETPNKETIKKIVQKLEYAIKERKKEISNNKENLNDQDAFFYNFLGYMLIDYSIDIKKGIDYVKVALEIDPGSISYVDSLAWGYYKLGKCAEAKKIFSTIPKEEMETESELESHFQIINACKQ, from the coding sequence ATGCAAATTATGCAAAGGTGTAAAATGCTCAAAAATATCCTAAAAATAGGTTTTGGTTTGGTTCTGTGCATTGCATTGAAGGCAAATGCTTTCTCAGAAGACAATGATTTAATGATCAGTTCAGATGCTTTTAGTCGAGGAGATTTTGCAACTGCTAAAGATGGTTATTTGAAATTGTATAAAGAGACTGATAATATCAATTATGCAAAAGAAGCAGCTGTTTCTGCGGCGAATATGGGCGATTTTCAAACCGCCTTGAAGTTTGCTTTGCTTTATCAAAAAATCACTAAGGATACAAAAGATCTACCTACAAATAAAATTCTTGCTGATAGCTATATCCGAATGGGAGAGATTAAAAAAGCAACTTCATTGCTTGAAGCAATCAAAAAGCAAGAAGATTCTTTGATTGTGGATAATGTGTTGGGAACACTTTATTTGAGTCAAAAGGAATTTGATAAGGCTTTTAGTTTGTTGGATAAATTTTATAATGCGACGCATAATGAAGAGGCTTTGGAAAAAATTGTAACCATTTATTTGGCCAAGAATGACAAAGTCGGCGGGTTAAATTTTTTAAAATCACATCTTAGAAAATATGGCTGTTCAGAGGAGCTGTGTCAGAAGAGTTTGAATACTTTTGTGCAGTTTAATGATTTGAAAGATGCAGAAGAGGTTTTTAAAGAAATCTATCAAAAATCTCCAACGGTTCAAAATGGAAGATATTATATTTGGATTTTGGCATCGCAGAAAAAATATAAACAAGCCCAAGAAATTGCCGAAACTTTTCCTTTAAATGGACATCTTTTGCTTGATTTGTATATTGTGCAAAAAGAATTTTCTCTAGCGGCCAAACAGGCGGGATTGATTTATCAACAGCAAAAGGATCCGAAATATTTGGCTTTAGAAGCTGTTTATTTGTATGAAGCTATGGAAACGCCAAATAAAGAAACAATTAAAAAAATTGTCCAAAAGCTTGAATACGCCATTAAGGAACGAAAAAAAGAAATTTCAAATAACAAAGAAAATTTAAATGATCAAGATGCATTTTTTTATAATTTTTTAGGTTATATGCTTATTGATTATAGTATAGACATCAAAAAAGGGATTGATTATGTCAAGGTTGCTTTAGAAATTGACCCCGGATCAATTTCTTACGTTGATTCTCTTGCGTGGGGATATTACAAATTGGGTAAGTGTGCAGAAGCTAAAAAAATTTTTTCAACGATTCCAAAAGAAGAGATGGAGACTGAATCTGAACTTGAATCCCATTTCCAAATTATCAATGCTTGCAAGCAATGA
- a CDS encoding YkgJ family cysteine cluster protein — MVENNDFDFGFDGKECEDCGGKCCTGESGYIFATIDELLQVSDFLGISFDKFTQRYVKKVGYKFSFLEKKSIDGVACVFFDDITKKCCIYEVRPKQCVNFPFWEGYKKNNVTNKELENLCKLCKGVKCSKIS; from the coding sequence ATGGTTGAAAATAATGATTTTGACTTTGGTTTTGATGGGAAGGAATGTGAGGATTGTGGAGGAAAATGTTGTACCGGCGAGAGCGGGTATATTTTTGCCACGATTGATGAATTATTGCAAGTGAGTGATTTTTTGGGTATCTCATTTGATAAATTTACACAAAGATATGTTAAAAAGGTAGGGTATAAATTTTCGTTTTTGGAGAAAAAGAGCATTGATGGCGTTGCGTGTGTTTTTTTTGATGATATTACTAAAAAATGTTGTATTTATGAGGTTAGACCTAAACAATGCGTAAATTTTCCATTTTGGGAAGGGTATAAAAAAAATAATGTTACCAACAAAGAATTAGAAAATTTATGCAAATTATGCAAAGGTGTAAAATGCTCAAAAATATCCTAA
- a CDS encoding major outer membrane protein — MKYKFLGVFLIFVFGIAQAGSLKEALEKTSLSGFTFGRFTTNGGKDGAGSRFQFRIKADLTSGEINGYSLTGGIFFSQGSGTPDKGSNTDNDIQGSRATRILSGSDVFNISNLFINKNFSATKTSIKVGQMNLITPFTDKSVDRGIGGSIENFDIRGLRLFFSGYDTWMTDDIYIAAQASKLPGDTNKKGAGIGNDLFIAGISGNYTLDDNALHQLDFKLYDLWAYHLIDYMVFGEVAYKYGLGEHTFLKIMGQFAATGVNKTAKFESKSLFLSGYFTDKVAQESLPGGPRQELAITRGLYNIQASIEVHRFYAEFGFAGSFAQGYAALLDNVGGFNTAGKLWNGSQGHGADGFGFLGGGATKNTNINALYAEMDYKWDSFVFALDAAWVSGKNNYPLLIAGSNHPNYNYRGWSPAYPNQKKTMNASFFEITPSVAYKIGKKFTAQIYYANIFGDISLNRTRIQLTYNF, encoded by the coding sequence ATGAAATACAAATTTTTAGGGGTATTTTTGATTTTTGTATTTGGAATTGCTCAAGCAGGTTCTTTAAAGGAAGCACTTGAAAAAACTTCGTTGAGCGGTTTTACTTTTGGACGTTTTACTACCAATGGTGGCAAAGATGGAGCAGGTAGCAGGTTTCAATTTCGTATAAAAGCAGATTTGACCTCAGGGGAAATTAATGGCTACTCTTTGACTGGAGGGATATTTTTCTCACAAGGTTCAGGAACACCTGATAAAGGAAGCAATACAGATAATGACATTCAAGGAAGTCGTGCCACTAGAATCCTTAGCGGTTCAGATGTTTTTAATATTAGCAATTTATTTATTAATAAAAATTTTTCAGCCACAAAGACGAGCATAAAGGTCGGTCAAATGAATTTAATCACCCCATTTACTGATAAAAGTGTGGATAGGGGAATCGGCGGTTCGATTGAGAATTTTGATATTCGGGGGTTGCGACTATTTTTTTCTGGTTATGATACTTGGATGACAGATGATATTTATATTGCTGCACAAGCAAGCAAGCTTCCTGGCGACACAAATAAAAAGGGTGCAGGAATTGGGAATGATCTTTTTATAGCAGGAATTTCAGGAAATTATACTTTAGATGATAATGCTTTGCATCAATTGGATTTCAAGCTTTATGATTTATGGGCGTATCATTTGATTGATTATATGGTATTTGGAGAAGTGGCTTATAAATATGGATTGGGAGAACATACTTTTTTAAAGATTATGGGTCAATTTGCTGCTACAGGCGTGAATAAGACGGCTAAATTTGAAAGCAAAAGTCTTTTTTTGAGTGGGTATTTTACCGATAAGGTTGCCCAAGAATCTCTTCCTGGAGGTCCTCGACAAGAACTTGCTATCACAAGAGGACTTTATAATATTCAAGCAAGCATAGAAGTGCATAGGTTTTATGCTGAATTTGGGTTTGCCGGAAGCTTTGCGCAGGGCTATGCGGCTTTACTTGATAATGTCGGGGGTTTCAATACAGCAGGAAAACTTTGGAATGGTTCTCAAGGACACGGTGCTGATGGATTTGGTTTCTTGGGTGGTGGGGCTACTAAAAATACAAATATCAATGCCCTTTATGCCGAAATGGATTACAAATGGGATTCATTTGTTTTTGCCTTGGATGCAGCTTGGGTAAGCGGTAAAAATAATTACCCTCTCTTGATTGCAGGCTCAAATCATCCCAATTATAATTATAGAGGTTGGAGTCCGGCTTATCCCAATCAAAAAAAGACAATGAACGCTTCTTTTTTCGAAATCACTCCGAGCGTGGCTTATAAGATCGGAAAGAAATTTACAGCTCAAATTTATTATGCCAACATATTTGGAGATATATCTTTAAATCGTACAAGAATCCAACTTACATATAATTTTTAA
- a CDS encoding lysophospholipid acyltransferase family protein, with the protein MNAKTWKQKIILALLPRLVWAILWLLYWSCRNRFHLSAHLKQTNFIASFWHGEFLMLPFAYIKLKDKPKICVISSNHFDGELMVKLYSYFGFQTIRGSTNKGGTRVLVESFRHLRNGGDMGITPDGPKGPYHHIADGVVAMAQKTGVGISVCRVLPSRYYQLNTWDKFQIPKPFSKIDYYMLDPFFIPKDMDMAEAKKFVCRHMEHSL; encoded by the coding sequence ATGAATGCAAAGACGTGGAAACAAAAAATAATCTTAGCTTTGCTTCCTCGTCTTGTTTGGGCAATTTTGTGGTTGTTGTATTGGAGTTGTCGCAATAGGTTTCATTTATCGGCTCATTTAAAACAGACTAATTTTATTGCAAGTTTTTGGCACGGGGAATTTTTGATGTTGCCTTTTGCTTATATCAAGCTCAAAGACAAGCCTAAAATTTGCGTGATTTCAAGCAATCATTTTGATGGCGAGTTGATGGTGAAGCTTTATAGTTATTTTGGTTTTCAAACCATCAGAGGATCTACCAACAAGGGTGGAACGCGCGTGCTTGTAGAGTCTTTTAGGCATCTTAGAAATGGAGGGGATATGGGGATTACTCCTGATGGTCCAAAGGGTCCATATCATCATATTGCTGATGGAGTGGTTGCTATGGCTCAAAAAACAGGTGTGGGTATCAGTGTGTGTAGAGTGCTTCCAAGCCGTTATTATCAGCTGAATACTTGGGATAAGTTTCAAATTCCTAAGCCTTTTTCTAAAATAGATTATTATATGTTAGATCCATTTTTTATTCCTAAAGATATGGATATGGCAGAGGCTAAGAAATTTGTTTGCAGGCATATGGAGCATTCTTTATGA
- a CDS encoding YfhL family 4Fe-4S dicluster ferredoxin yields the protein MSLLINDECIACDACREECPNEAIEEGDPFYVIDPDRCTECVGYYDEPSCVGVCPVDAIIPDPDNVESVEELKYKYEQFQEGE from the coding sequence ATGTCTTTATTGATAAATGATGAATGCATTGCTTGTGATGCTTGTAGAGAAGAGTGCCCAAATGAGGCCATTGAAGAAGGTGATCCGTTTTATGTGATCGATCCTGATAGATGCACTGAATGCGTCGGGTATTATGATGAACCAAGTTGTGTGGGCGTTTGTCCTGTTGATGCAATTATCCCCGATCCTGATAATGTTGAAAGTGTTGAAGAATTAAAATATAAATACGAGCAGTTTCAAGAGGGGGAATGA
- the miaB gene encoding tRNA (N6-isopentenyl adenosine(37)-C2)-methylthiotransferase MiaB, which produces MKLYIETLGCAMNMRDSEHMIGELKKQGYASTDDAKEADLILINTCSVREKPERKLFSEIGQFARIKKPDAKIGICGCTASHMGEEIIKKAPSVNFVLGARNISKISEIIHKDKAVEIAIDYDDSTYVFDIARSTGIKALLNISIGCDKKCAYCIVPHTRGKEISIPLDLILSEAKKLANSGVKELMLLGQNVNNYGVRFSTPHPRINFAGLLREISQIDGIERIRFTSPHPLHMDDEFLEEFASNPKVCKSIHMPLQSGSTKILKSMRRGYSKEWYLNRALKLKSLIPNVGIGTDIIVGFPGESEEDFKHTIDVLEQVEFDTLYSFIYSPRPHTESYGWGEEGKVSQEIASNRLATLQSRHKEILRHKAKEEIGSFHKVLIENVKTGEQCFSEGRSDNGKLIKIPGEILKIGDILDIQISQNDGGSLIGRFVK; this is translated from the coding sequence ATGAAGCTTTATATAGAAACGCTTGGTTGTGCGATGAATATGCGCGATAGCGAGCATATGATCGGCGAGCTTAAAAAACAGGGCTATGCTTCTACTGATGATGCTAAAGAGGCGGATTTAATCCTTATTAATACTTGTAGTGTCAGAGAAAAGCCTGAGCGCAAGCTTTTTTCAGAGATCGGTCAGTTTGCAAGGATTAAAAAACCTGATGCTAAGATTGGAATCTGTGGTTGCACAGCCAGCCATATGGGCGAAGAAATCATCAAAAAAGCCCCGAGTGTAAATTTTGTTTTAGGGGCTAGAAATATTTCAAAAATCTCTGAGATTATCCACAAAGATAAAGCTGTGGAGATAGCGATTGATTATGATGATAGCACATATGTTTTTGATATCGCTAGAAGTACGGGTATTAAAGCATTATTAAACATTTCCATAGGTTGTGATAAGAAGTGCGCTTATTGCATTGTCCCCCATACTAGGGGCAAGGAAATTTCCATTCCTTTGGATTTGATTTTATCTGAGGCTAAAAAGCTTGCTAATAGTGGTGTGAAAGAGTTGATGCTTTTGGGGCAAAATGTAAATAATTACGGAGTCAGGTTTTCTACCCCCCATCCCAGAATCAATTTTGCGGGCTTGCTTAGAGAAATAAGTCAGATTGATGGGATAGAGAGAATTCGATTTACTTCTCCCCATCCTTTACATATGGACGATGAATTTTTAGAGGAATTTGCTTCTAATCCTAAAGTGTGTAAATCTATCCATATGCCTCTACAAAGTGGTTCGACAAAGATTTTAAAATCAATGCGTAGGGGCTATAGCAAAGAATGGTATCTCAACCGCGCGCTTAAACTCAAATCTCTTATCCCGAATGTAGGGATAGGAACAGATATTATCGTGGGATTTCCTGGAGAGAGTGAAGAGGATTTTAAGCATACGATCGATGTTCTTGAGCAAGTGGAGTTTGATACGCTTTATAGTTTTATATACTCGCCACGTCCTCATACTGAATCTTATGGATGGGGAGAAGAGGGAAAAGTATCGCAAGAGATAGCTTCAAACAGGCTTGCTACACTTCAAAGCAGACACAAAGAGATTTTGCGTCATAAAGCCAAAGAGGAAATAGGCAGTTTTCATAAGGTTTTGATTGAAAATGTAAAGACGGGTGAACAATGTTTTTCTGAGGGACGAAGCGATAATGGAAAATTGATTAAAATTCCTGGAGAGATTTTAAAAATCGGGGATATATTAGATATTCAAATCAGCCAAAATGATGGTGGCAGTTTGATAGGGCGATTTGTAAAATGA
- the waaC gene encoding lipopolysaccharide heptosyltransferase I translates to MKAAIVRLSALGDIIVSAVFLPYLKTVCPNLEIHWFVDEAFGDILDHSSCIDVLHKLPFKKLLKSKNVFCIYGLWKTLQGCGRYDIVIDLQGLIKSAIIGSMLKKDKFVGFDKNSIREKFASLFYSQKFGIPYQNNILERNAKLIYGAFDYQVEFETCLKDRKNAFGYSANALAKINNLFLNEEKKIVLFVLEASIDNKAYPIEQYTKLVSLLQDLNLKIALLWYEHHQRAQKLFNQICSLADAIILPRLNLDELKALVARVDLVVGGDTGTTHLAWAMQRASVTLYGNTPIDRFRLPGGRNISLSGNLNANYDKNDFSICSISPQMIEKAIREIL, encoded by the coding sequence TTGAAAGCCGCAATTGTCCGTCTTTCAGCTTTGGGAGATATCATTGTGAGTGCGGTTTTTTTACCTTACTTAAAAACTGTTTGTCCCAATCTCGAAATTCATTGGTTTGTTGATGAAGCATTTGGAGATATTTTGGATCATTCCTCTTGTATTGATGTATTGCATAAATTGCCTTTTAAAAAGTTACTTAAATCTAAGAATGTGTTTTGTATCTATGGTCTTTGGAAAACTTTGCAAGGGTGTGGAAGATATGATATTGTCATTGATTTGCAAGGACTTATCAAATCAGCCATCATTGGGAGTATGCTCAAGAAAGATAAATTTGTCGGTTTCGATAAAAATTCTATCCGTGAAAAATTTGCTTCTTTATTTTATAGTCAGAAGTTTGGCATTCCTTATCAAAATAATATTTTAGAACGCAATGCAAAACTAATTTATGGGGCTTTTGACTATCAAGTCGAATTTGAAACGTGTTTAAAAGATAGAAAAAATGCTTTTGGTTATTCGGCAAATGCATTGGCTAAAATAAATAATTTATTTTTGAATGAAGAAAAAAAGATTGTTTTGTTTGTTTTAGAAGCTTCGATTGATAATAAGGCATATCCGATAGAGCAATATACCAAACTTGTAAGTTTGCTTCAAGATTTAAATTTAAAAATTGCCTTGTTGTGGTATGAGCACCATCAAAGAGCGCAAAAACTTTTTAATCAAATTTGTAGTTTAGCCGATGCAATTATTCTCCCTAGATTGAATTTGGATGAATTGAAAGCTTTGGTTGCTAGAGTTGATTTGGTAGTGGGAGGTGATACCGGCACGACTCACTTGGCTTGGGCAATGCAAAGGGCTTCTGTTACCCTTTATGGTAATACGCCTATTGATCGTTTTAGATTGCCTGGAGGTAGAAATATTTCTTTGAGCGGTAATTTGAATGCAAATTATGATAAAAATGATTTTTCAATTTGTTCGATTTCTCCGCAAATGATAGAAAAAGCCATAAGGGAAATTTTATGA
- the nusA gene encoding transcription termination factor NusA, with protein MEKILDIIELIAYEKDLQVSVVSQVVKDAIIKMAKKEIDENIDYTVEEDPKERTFKLIHTIRVCEENDPKIEEDSTNFISISKAKTMDPDLKAGDEIKYELSLEDMSRNAVNLLFKDLEFNIQRTIENQLFEKFKSIVGKIITGVVIRVDESQNTYIEIDEIRAVLPVKNRIKGEKFVVGDTVSSILKHVGINKNGICLELSRTTPKMLEELLALEVPEIKDGEVVIAKSARIPGDRAKIALYSNNPKIDPIGASVGVKGVRINAVSKELNGENIDCIEYSEVPEIFISKALAPANIISIKIQPSEDENTPPKAIINIMSDQKSKAIGKNGINIRLASMLTGYDIELIEMASEKDSQDAQDKTLSKVGIDALESLFKQ; from the coding sequence ATGGAAAAAATATTGGACATAATAGAACTGATTGCTTATGAAAAAGATCTTCAAGTTTCAGTGGTATCCCAAGTCGTTAAAGATGCCATTATCAAAATGGCAAAAAAAGAAATTGATGAAAATATCGACTATACTGTCGAAGAAGATCCCAAAGAAAGAACTTTTAAGCTTATCCACACAATCCGAGTCTGCGAAGAAAATGACCCTAAAATTGAGGAAGACTCCACAAATTTCATCTCAATTTCAAAGGCAAAGACAATGGATCCCGACCTTAAGGCAGGAGATGAAATCAAATACGAACTAAGCTTGGAAGATATGAGCAGAAACGCAGTCAATCTGCTTTTTAAAGATCTTGAGTTCAATATCCAACGCACAATCGAAAACCAATTGTTTGAAAAATTCAAATCTATAGTGGGCAAAATCATCACTGGCGTTGTCATCAGAGTCGATGAATCTCAAAACACGTATATTGAAATTGATGAAATCCGTGCCGTATTGCCAGTCAAAAATCGCATTAAAGGCGAAAAATTTGTCGTGGGTGATACTGTTTCTTCCATTCTGAAACACGTAGGAATCAATAAAAATGGCATCTGTTTAGAGCTTTCGCGCACGACGCCAAAAATGCTTGAAGAGCTTCTCGCGCTTGAAGTTCCTGAAATCAAAGATGGGGAAGTAGTCATTGCCAAAAGTGCAAGAATCCCAGGCGATCGCGCAAAAATTGCCCTTTATTCCAATAATCCCAAAATCGATCCCATCGGAGCAAGCGTCGGGGTCAAAGGCGTTCGAATCAATGCAGTAAGCAAAGAACTCAACGGAGAGAATATTGATTGTATCGAGTATTCTGAAGTACCTGAAATCTTTATCTCTAAAGCTTTAGCTCCTGCAAATATCATCAGTATCAAAATCCAACCTTCTGAAGATGAAAATACCCCGCCAAAAGCGATTATAAATATTATGAGTGATCAAAAAAGCAAAGCTATCGGCAAAAATGGTATCAACATTCGTTTGGCCTCAATGCTTACGGGGTATGACATTGAATTGATTGAAATGGCGTCAGAAAAAGATTCACAAGATGCGCAAGACAAAACCCTTTCAAAAGTCGGTATCGATGCGCTTGAATCACTCTTTAAGCAATAG